The Cryobacterium roopkundense sequence ATCCGTTGGCCCACAAGGCAAGAAGAAGGCACAAGAATAAAATGAAAACCGCCACCCCAAATTGAGAAAGTATCTCAATAACGCCATTGTGAGGGTTGATTATACCTTGCGTTGGGTAGGCCGCATCTCCAGACAGCATGCGGGCTTCAAACCCGCCTAATCCAAGGCCAGTGAGATAGGTCTCTAGCGAAAAATCAAGTCCGTTTTGCAGTAAGTGCACGCGAATCATGGCGGAATTATCGTCGGATATGTTGGAAATCACATTTCGGAACCAAAAGGAGTCACCGGCGAAAAACAATGCGAGTGGCTGGATCGCTGATAAGAATTCCGACCGTACCACTTCGGAAAATGCCAATGCTGAAATGAAACCAAGCCCCAACGCAAGCACTACCCGTCTCGTATTCAGAAATACAATTGCCGACAGCAGGGCGACAAAGACAAGAGTGACGAAGCCAATACGGCTCCCAGTGGCCAACATGAAAACTGGCAAGGAACATAAGGCCATGACATAGCCAACTCGCAACATTCGAGATTTGGCACCTACCGCGCCAAGACAGAGGATCGGATAGGAAATCACGAGGAAGAGAGCATAGTTGTTCGGATTTCCAAGACTACTCGCACTACCGAATCCGTCGAGGATCGGATTCGTAGACTGCAGTCGATAGTAGTTCTGAAAAGGAATGCCAAAGAATATTTCTCTCACGGCTACCATCGAGGTTCCGATATAGGCAATCAGCCACCCAACCAGCAATGCGGCCTGAGCCTGGAGAGGGACTCTAATGGCCGCAATCGCGAGAAGGAAAAGTGCCCCGGTAAATACTGAAACTCCTTCGGCCCAAGCGAAATCGGACGCGCCCCTGAA is a genomic window containing:
- a CDS encoding O-antigen ligase family protein, which encodes MTTVHGRPSVEATCSPQGEPALEDVLHWVPRVMLMLIPILACFGPTIPLFGPLFAFRVAVIVLFLATVFQRRNAPERSALRTVALLLVFVWLLVALLLLLFRGASDFAWAEGVSVFTGALFLLAIAAIRVPLQAQAALLVGWLIAYIGTSMVAVREIFFGIPFQNYYRLQSTNPILDGFGSASSLGNPNNYALFLVISYPILCLGAVGAKSRMLRVGYVMALCSLPVFMLATGSRIGFVTLVFVALLSAIVFLNTRRVVLALGLGFISALAFSEVVRSEFLSAIQPLALFFAGDSFWFRNVISNISDDNSAMIRVHLLQNGLDFSLETYLTGLGLGGFEARMLSGDAAYPTQGIINPHNGVIEILSQFGVAVFILFLCLLLALWANGWKAVAQNANDRSTRVAGLALVALVGIFPILSTMNSSFLEPSISWLFLAALLLIGLALKSPAIGLANDVPVDSSSNAHGGANHG